From a region of the Nonlabens sp. Hel1_33_55 genome:
- a CDS encoding glycosyltransferase — MTIGLFYAILLVCVILNIYFYFYFSKVAYYKESKLSENKTPVSVIVCAKNEEENLKKLVPLLLSQDHPDFEIILINDASSDDTRYVIEDFVEKHPKIKMVDVVNNETFWGNKKYALTLGIKKAVNEHLIFIDADCEPASNQWLKMISQPLQNDTTIVLGYSGYHKVKNSLLNALIRFETALAAIQYLGYAFRGNPYMGVGRNLAYTSKQFYDVSGFMSHMKVMGGDDDLFVNEAATKNNTAVVIDPDAFTISNPKTNWKKWWIQKKRHISTSKRYKFKHKLSLGIFFTSQFLFFIATILGFVFGLQWEAILSLVIIRYVIVMVILGKGLSRFRESELIPFIPLLELLLVSLQLGLFLSNKKSQPSRWN, encoded by the coding sequence ATGACTATAGGATTATTCTATGCCATCCTATTGGTATGTGTCATACTCAACATATACTTTTACTTCTATTTTTCTAAAGTAGCTTATTACAAGGAATCTAAACTAAGCGAAAACAAGACTCCAGTTTCCGTAATCGTTTGTGCTAAAAATGAGGAAGAAAACCTCAAAAAATTGGTCCCACTACTTCTTTCTCAAGATCATCCAGATTTTGAAATTATTTTAATTAACGACGCTAGCAGTGATGATACGCGATACGTTATTGAAGATTTTGTCGAGAAACATCCCAAAATTAAAATGGTTGACGTTGTCAACAACGAGACCTTTTGGGGTAATAAAAAATACGCGCTCACTTTAGGTATCAAAAAAGCCGTAAATGAGCACCTTATATTCATAGATGCTGACTGTGAACCAGCAAGCAACCAATGGCTAAAAATGATTAGCCAACCATTGCAAAACGACACGACTATTGTTTTGGGCTATAGTGGCTATCACAAGGTTAAAAACTCCTTGCTCAATGCACTTATCCGGTTTGAAACCGCGCTTGCTGCAATACAATATCTAGGATACGCTTTTAGAGGCAATCCTTATATGGGTGTAGGTCGCAATCTTGCATACACTTCAAAACAGTTTTATGATGTAAGTGGTTTTATGAGTCATATGAAAGTCATGGGTGGCGATGATGATCTATTTGTAAATGAGGCCGCGACAAAGAATAATACCGCTGTAGTGATTGATCCAGATGCTTTTACCATAAGCAATCCTAAAACAAATTGGAAAAAATGGTGGATTCAAAAGAAGCGACATATAAGCACTTCAAAACGCTACAAATTCAAACATAAATTGAGTTTGGGAATCTTTTTCACTTCTCAGTTTTTGTTTTTTATTGCTACGATTCTAGGTTTTGTCTTTGGATTGCAATGGGAAGCTATTCTATCACTGGTCATTATAAGATACGTGATTGTCATGGTGATTTTGGGAAAGGGATTATCTCGCTTTCGCGAAAGCGAACTCATTCCATTCATACCACTACTTGAACTGCTTTTAGTCAGTTTGCAATTAGGGCTTTTTCTATCCAATAAAAAGAGTCAACCCAGTCGCTGGAACTAG
- a CDS encoding aspartyl protease family protein, giving the protein MSRYLICLVAFLNAFCALGQEGFQLPEDVDKITIPFKRSNNLIIIPVKVNGTPLNFILDTGASHSIIFNLEKVDSINVQKGNKLKISGYGKRDPFEVYYSSKNQLECNGYYSNNANLFIMANDNINLSGFLGVDIHGLMGYDFLSNFLVELDYQKSVVNIHGGNSKIKRRLRRSTKIPIKIEKRKPYAITVIENNDGRANLNTLIDTGNGDAMWMLPPLEKSIIPKKGFPDFLGTGLSGKVKGMRSKVDQLSLGKHQLNGVTVSLPELESLVNYSTDTNQQLDFKGSVGGEVLSRFKVFLDYQNEMMYLKPRENLKKGFYYNMAGIELIEGDLQVFSTIEDVKLKEINDGYRNVSNDGSNLISKRKVITLAPRIFINYVRPDSPAAIAGLKVGDEILKVNNTSQANLRIDKLSSKFYSKPYSNIKFSVKRDVEIFKVKFQLIPLI; this is encoded by the coding sequence ATGAGTCGATATTTAATTTGTTTGGTAGCTTTTCTGAATGCATTCTGTGCCTTGGGGCAGGAAGGTTTTCAATTACCAGAGGATGTTGATAAAATCACCATTCCTTTCAAACGATCAAATAACTTGATCATCATCCCAGTTAAGGTAAATGGCACACCTTTAAACTTCATTTTGGATACAGGCGCGTCACATTCCATAATTTTTAATCTTGAAAAAGTTGATTCAATTAATGTCCAAAAAGGGAATAAATTAAAAATTTCTGGCTACGGAAAGAGAGACCCTTTTGAAGTCTACTATAGCAGTAAAAATCAATTAGAATGCAATGGTTACTATTCTAACAATGCCAACCTTTTTATAATGGCAAATGATAATATTAACCTTTCAGGGTTTCTTGGTGTTGATATTCATGGATTAATGGGGTATGATTTTCTATCAAATTTTTTAGTGGAGCTAGATTATCAAAAAAGTGTAGTGAACATACATGGCGGAAATTCAAAAATCAAACGAAGACTTAGAAGATCCACAAAAATTCCTATCAAAATCGAAAAACGAAAGCCTTATGCGATTACTGTTATAGAAAATAATGATGGTCGTGCCAACCTCAATACACTGATTGATACTGGTAATGGTGATGCCATGTGGATGCTACCACCATTAGAAAAATCAATCATACCGAAAAAGGGATTTCCTGATTTTTTAGGGACAGGATTAAGTGGCAAGGTAAAGGGAATGCGATCAAAAGTTGATCAGCTTTCTTTAGGAAAGCATCAACTGAATGGAGTAACAGTTTCTCTTCCAGAATTAGAAAGCCTCGTCAACTATTCTACTGATACAAATCAGCAATTGGATTTTAAAGGTTCCGTTGGTGGTGAAGTATTGAGCAGATTCAAAGTTTTTCTAGACTATCAAAACGAAATGATGTATCTAAAACCTCGAGAAAATCTTAAGAAAGGTTTTTATTATAACATGGCAGGAATTGAATTAATTGAAGGTGATTTACAGGTATTCTCAACCATTGAAGATGTCAAATTGAAAGAGATAAATGATGGATACAGAAATGTTAGTAATGATGGATCAAATCTAATTTCCAAAAGAAAAGTGATAACGTTGGCGCCAAGGATATTTATCAATTACGTAAGACCTGATTCTCCTGCAGCAATTGCTGGACTAAAAGTTGGCGATGAAATTTTGAAAGTAAATAATACATCTCAGGCTAATTTGAGAATAGATAAACTCTCGAGTAAATTTTACAGTAAACCTTATTCTAACATAAAATTTTCAGTAAAGCGCGATGTAGAAATCTTCAAAGTAAAATTCCAATTGATCCCTTTGATCTAA
- the gap gene encoding type I glyceraldehyde-3-phosphate dehydrogenase: MIRVAINGFGRIGRTFLRSTLSNPEIEVVAINDLASIEVMAHLVKYDSIHGVLPNDISHDKDQLIIDHRHIKFTHQAKLEDLQWGDIDIVIESTGKFKSIIELKKHIKAGASKVILSAPATDDDIKTVVLGVNDHILEADDLIVSNASCTTNNAAPLIKVLDELCGVEQAYITTVHSYTTDQSLHDQPHKDLRRARAAGQSIVPTTTGAAKALTKIFPHLSDVIGGCGIRVPVPNGSLTDMTINVKNEVTVDEVNDAFYAFAKANPSTFSYTDVPLVSIDISGSPFSCIYDSQMTSVIGKLVKIIGWYDNESGYSSRLMDMVSRLHSLK; encoded by the coding sequence ATGATACGAGTTGCCATCAATGGTTTTGGACGTATAGGACGTACTTTTTTACGATCAACGCTTTCCAATCCAGAAATCGAGGTAGTGGCCATCAATGATCTGGCGTCTATTGAAGTTATGGCACATCTTGTCAAGTATGACTCCATACACGGTGTATTACCTAATGATATCTCACATGATAAGGACCAATTAATCATTGATCATAGACATATTAAGTTTACCCATCAAGCAAAATTGGAAGATTTACAATGGGGCGATATCGACATTGTGATAGAGTCCACTGGTAAATTCAAATCCATAATAGAGCTTAAAAAACATATAAAAGCTGGAGCCTCTAAAGTCATTTTAAGTGCTCCCGCTACTGACGACGATATAAAAACCGTGGTGTTGGGAGTGAATGATCATATCCTTGAAGCTGATGATTTGATTGTGTCAAATGCAAGTTGCACTACTAACAACGCAGCGCCGCTGATTAAGGTTCTAGACGAGCTCTGTGGTGTGGAGCAGGCATATATCACCACCGTTCATAGTTACACCACGGACCAGAGTTTGCATGATCAACCACATAAAGACTTACGCCGCGCGAGAGCAGCTGGGCAGTCGATAGTACCTACAACTACTGGAGCCGCCAAAGCTTTGACTAAAATATTTCCGCATTTAAGCGATGTGATAGGTGGTTGCGGTATTCGTGTGCCGGTTCCCAATGGCAGCCTGACTGATATGACCATTAATGTCAAGAATGAAGTTACCGTAGATGAGGTGAATGATGCATTTTACGCTTTCGCGAAAGCGAATCCTTCCACCTTCAGCTACACTGATGTACCATTGGTTTCTATAGATATTTCTGGATCACCCTTTTCTTGTATTTATGATAGTCAAATGACCTCTGTGATAGGGAAATTGGTTAAAATCATAGGTTGGTACGATAACGAAAGCGGTTATTCTAGCAGATTAATGGACATGGTTTCAAGGCTACATTCCTTAAAATGA
- a CDS encoding pyridoxal phosphate-dependent aminotransferase codes for MPQISEKGRSMPSSPVRKLVPFAETAKLRGTHIYQLNIGQPDIKTPPQAIDAVRQNDMTILEYSHSAGNLSYREKLISHYNKLGMNLSIDDIIVSTGGSEALLFAMGSICDYGDEVIIPEPFYANYNGFATASGVAVKPISTSIENNFSLPSIAEFEKLITDKTKAILICNPGNPTGYLYTQEEMDQLAALVQKHDLFLVADEVYREFAYDGREHYSVLNQKGLENHAIMIDSVSKRYSMCGARIGCMVSKNKEVIAAAMKFAQARLSPPTFAQIAAEAALDTPQSYFDDVIQEYIERRDILISSLKKIDGVEVANPGGAFYCVAQLPVEDTDVFAQWLLESFEFEGETVMVAPAAGFYSTPGMGKNQIRIAYVLEKESLVKAVNILEKGLKEYLS; via the coding sequence ATGCCACAGATTTCAGAAAAAGGAAGGTCAATGCCTTCATCTCCAGTTCGTAAACTCGTACCATTTGCAGAGACTGCAAAACTACGAGGAACTCATATATATCAACTCAATATAGGTCAACCAGATATCAAGACACCACCACAGGCGATTGATGCGGTACGACAAAATGATATGACAATTCTTGAATATAGTCATAGTGCAGGAAACTTGAGTTATAGAGAAAAGTTGATATCACATTACAACAAATTGGGTATGAACTTATCCATAGATGATATCATAGTATCTACTGGTGGTAGCGAAGCTTTACTGTTTGCCATGGGAAGTATTTGCGATTACGGTGACGAGGTTATCATTCCAGAACCCTTCTATGCCAACTACAACGGGTTTGCAACAGCTAGTGGCGTGGCGGTAAAACCAATCTCCACATCTATTGAAAATAACTTTTCACTACCATCCATAGCCGAATTTGAAAAATTGATAACCGACAAGACAAAAGCCATTTTGATCTGTAATCCTGGGAACCCAACAGGCTATCTGTATACTCAAGAAGAGATGGATCAGTTGGCTGCGTTAGTACAGAAGCATGATCTATTTCTAGTGGCAGATGAGGTTTATCGTGAGTTCGCCTATGACGGTCGCGAGCATTATTCCGTGCTTAATCAAAAGGGTCTAGAAAATCACGCCATAATGATTGACAGTGTGAGCAAGCGTTACAGCATGTGTGGCGCAAGAATAGGTTGCATGGTTTCAAAAAATAAAGAAGTCATTGCAGCAGCAATGAAATTTGCGCAGGCGCGATTGAGCCCTCCTACTTTTGCACAAATTGCTGCAGAGGCTGCTCTTGACACACCTCAGTCTTATTTTGATGATGTCATTCAAGAATATATAGAACGCCGTGACATCCTTATTTCAAGTTTGAAAAAAATTGATGGTGTTGAAGTGGCAAATCCAGGTGGCGCGTTCTATTGCGTTGCACAATTACCCGTTGAGGATACAGATGTCTTTGCCCAATGGTTGTTGGAATCGTTTGAATTTGAAGGTGAAACTGTTATGGTGGCACCAGCAGCAGGTTTTTATAGTACACCAGGAATGGGTAAGAACCAAATAAGAATTGCCTACGTTTTAGAAAAAGAATCGTTGGTAAAAGCAGTGAATATTTTAGAAAAAGGACTCAAGGAGTATTTATCGTGA
- the lipA gene encoding lipoyl synthase, with the protein MNTAETSVAPPKGKPKWLRVKLPVGQKYKELRGVVDKYDLHTICTSGSCPNMGECWTEGTATFMILGNTCTRSCGFCGVKTGRPEDVDWAEPEKVARSIKLMEIKHAVLTSVDRDDLKDMGSIIWKETVAAVRRMNPTTTLETLIPDFQGVTRNIDRIVAANPEVVSHNMETVKRLTREVRIQAKYDRSLEVLRYLKQEGINRTKSGIMLGLGEQEAEVIQTMEDLRDNNVDVVTIGQYLQPSKKHLPVKEFITPEQFKKYETLGLEMGFRHVESGALVRSSYKAHKHIL; encoded by the coding sequence ATGAATACAGCAGAAACTAGCGTAGCACCACCCAAGGGAAAACCTAAATGGTTGCGTGTAAAATTGCCGGTAGGTCAAAAATATAAGGAATTGCGCGGTGTCGTTGATAAATACGATCTACACACCATATGTACTTCAGGAAGTTGTCCCAACATGGGAGAATGCTGGACTGAAGGTACCGCGACTTTCATGATATTAGGAAATACCTGTACACGATCATGTGGTTTTTGTGGTGTAAAAACCGGCAGACCGGAAGATGTGGACTGGGCAGAGCCAGAAAAAGTAGCTCGCAGTATCAAATTAATGGAAATTAAACATGCAGTTCTCACCAGTGTGGACCGTGACGATTTAAAAGATATGGGTAGCATTATCTGGAAAGAGACTGTTGCCGCTGTGAGACGCATGAACCCAACCACTACACTAGAAACTTTGATACCAGATTTTCAAGGTGTCACCAGAAATATTGATCGTATTGTAGCGGCAAATCCAGAGGTGGTTTCTCATAATATGGAAACAGTAAAGCGCCTCACTAGGGAAGTTCGTATTCAAGCGAAATATGATCGTAGCCTTGAAGTGTTGCGATACTTAAAGCAAGAAGGAATCAATCGCACTAAATCTGGTATCATGCTAGGTTTAGGCGAACAGGAAGCTGAGGTCATTCAAACAATGGAAGATCTTAGAGATAATAATGTAGACGTTGTAACAATAGGTCAATATCTACAACCTTCAAAAAAACACTTGCCGGTAAAGGAATTTATTACTCCTGAGCAATTCAAGAAATATGAGACCTTAGGTCTTGAAATGGGCTTTAGACATGTAGAAAGCGGCGCACTAGTGCGCAGTTCTTACAAGGCTCACAAGCACATCCTTTAA
- a CDS encoding DUF1573 domain-containing protein produces the protein MKPILFFVLIVFSGFTSVAQTAGSTSIEFENKVIDYGSIKKGEDGKRTFLFTNTGNEPFVISDIFSSCTCDIISKPDMPIEPGEKGKIVVTYDTKKLGPIVKTLTVKGNSTPGIIALKLKGTVVE, from the coding sequence ATGAAACCTATTTTATTTTTTGTACTTATCGTCTTTTCAGGATTTACGTCGGTTGCACAAACTGCTGGATCCACTTCTATTGAATTTGAGAACAAAGTGATTGATTACGGTTCTATTAAAAAAGGTGAAGATGGAAAACGCACTTTTTTGTTTACGAATACAGGTAACGAACCTTTTGTGATTTCTGATATATTTTCTTCTTGCACTTGTGACATCATCTCTAAACCAGATATGCCTATCGAGCCTGGTGAAAAAGGGAAAATTGTAGTTACCTATGATACTAAAAAATTAGGACCTATTGTAAAGACTCTTACTGTTAAAGGGAATTCTACACCTGGAATTATAGCATTGAAGCTAAAAGGTACGGTAGTCGAATAG
- the murB gene encoding UDP-N-acetylmuramate dehydrogenase, with the protein MIEVFHHYPLKEHNTFGISAFAKAYTSIITLQQLKEALAYFHGSDKFLLGGGSNMLILNDIEKPVLHINLTGIERIRANGNLVQLKVAAGENWHKLVLYCVENNLAGIENLALIPGNTGTAPIQNIGAYGVELKDVFVSCEVMDLESGMKRTLTAAECNFGYRDSVFKNEALGKYVITSVTLELTDLNETSDYDLKINYGAIKEEMERLDGEASIAKVAQAVINIRSSKLPDPKVIGNSGSFFKNPVIEKGKYQDLLQSFPDMPSYAVNEGHVKIPAGWLIDQSGFKGKRYGDAGIHDKQALVLVNHGNATGNEILNVAKEIQKMVKTTYGILIETEVNLIEN; encoded by the coding sequence GTGATTGAGGTTTTCCATCACTATCCTCTTAAGGAGCACAACACATTTGGTATTTCCGCTTTCGCGAAAGCGTATACCTCAATAATCACATTGCAACAACTCAAAGAAGCGTTGGCCTATTTTCATGGCAGCGATAAATTCCTTTTAGGTGGTGGTAGCAACATGCTCATTCTTAACGATATTGAAAAACCTGTTCTCCACATCAATTTGACTGGAATCGAAAGAATTCGAGCTAATGGCAACCTGGTCCAACTAAAAGTTGCCGCAGGTGAGAACTGGCATAAACTCGTCCTTTATTGCGTAGAAAATAATCTAGCAGGAATTGAAAACCTTGCGCTAATTCCCGGCAATACAGGTACCGCACCAATACAGAATATTGGTGCCTATGGCGTCGAATTGAAAGATGTGTTTGTGTCGTGCGAGGTCATGGATTTAGAATCAGGTATGAAGAGGACTTTAACGGCGGCCGAATGCAATTTTGGTTACCGAGATTCTGTTTTTAAAAATGAAGCATTAGGCAAATACGTAATTACCTCAGTTACCTTAGAGCTAACCGATTTGAATGAAACGTCAGATTACGATCTCAAAATTAATTACGGTGCCATCAAGGAAGAAATGGAGCGTCTGGATGGTGAGGCTTCCATCGCCAAAGTAGCTCAAGCCGTTATAAACATTAGATCCAGCAAATTACCAGATCCAAAAGTCATAGGCAACAGCGGTAGCTTTTTCAAAAACCCAGTCATCGAGAAAGGTAAGTATCAGGATTTACTGCAGTCATTCCCTGATATGCCTAGCTATGCTGTGAATGAAGGACACGTAAAGATTCCAGCAGGTTGGTTGATCGATCAATCTGGCTTTAAAGGAAAGCGTTATGGCGATGCAGGAATTCACGACAAGCAGGCATTGGTGCTGGTCAATCATGGTAATGCAACTGGTAACGAAATACTGAATGTCGCAAAGGAAATTCAAAAAATGGTCAAAACCACTTATGGTATCCTTATTGAAACTGAAGTTAATCTGATTGAGAATTAG
- a CDS encoding ATP-binding protein gives MKRVLLLTFAILLLGTNGMAQEPDSRLSQEGQQIAVDAMLERANLELQSNRFPEAQRTLQAAKEIASDSLIYLNTEVVESNFFIYTGQLEQAQKNIDRLKKQIPITSASYVELLLIQADIYIRNKEYLQADEILKTINIALDKSKDAVNALKARYLLANLYLSTANYTQALSIYQEIIPQLREQSLFYFESKSTFNLAETYFENGEFENANRTVDQALASADNYGFTGITLSCYYLKSTIAKGLGDFEQAMIFLEKYQQLREDQFTDTSSNAISIGSIEKVSELEQQILAKNKVISDQEIKLKGRGFQNILFFVLLTLLSLLTMSLFKNNKLRAKSNQTLEGKNSALIDERDRAQDAAKIKADFLSTITHELRTPMYAVTGLTHLLLETEPRHDQREHLETLQSSGEYLLSLIDNILDFNKLEANKVELEQIPFDLKKRVEDITTSLSNQSKDQGNSLSLEFDNSIPSRIKGDPVKMSQILINLVGNAIKFTKNGNVWIRVDQVKQVEDRCLIHFEVEDNGKGISEEKQQDIFNNFTQEGSSTTREYGGTGLGLAIVKNLVSLMGSQINLDSKIGRGSIFSFDLWFELPDTNKFYEDKNLKIFDTAPEEEYPEYKKPVRTAKPESKKAPIAPINTEKQEPEPTSIVDDENQQKDRANAENLEPSDNKNKDVIGLKKATATELISKKILIVEDNKINQMITRKILEGKNFDCDIANNGIEALGKIKDNTYDLILMDIHMPGMDGKQCTREVRKFDRELPIIALTAVTLDESEKEFYEIGFDDIIPKPFKMDEFFDKIQKAFTNYQIY, from the coding sequence GTGAAAAGAGTATTGCTTTTAACTTTTGCCATCCTATTATTAGGGACTAATGGAATGGCGCAGGAACCGGACAGCAGGCTATCCCAGGAAGGCCAGCAGATCGCGGTTGATGCTATGCTTGAACGTGCCAATCTAGAACTACAAAGCAACCGTTTCCCTGAAGCTCAAAGAACACTACAAGCCGCAAAAGAAATAGCGAGCGACTCTCTTATTTATTTAAATACAGAGGTTGTAGAATCAAATTTCTTCATCTACACAGGACAACTTGAGCAGGCTCAAAAAAACATTGACCGACTCAAAAAGCAAATTCCGATAACCTCGGCATCTTATGTAGAGTTATTACTTATACAGGCTGATATTTACATTAGAAATAAAGAATATCTCCAAGCAGATGAGATTCTGAAAACGATAAATATTGCTCTAGACAAATCAAAGGATGCCGTCAACGCTCTAAAAGCACGGTACCTTCTTGCAAATTTATATTTAAGTACTGCCAATTATACTCAAGCACTTTCCATTTATCAGGAAATAATTCCTCAATTAAGGGAACAAAGCTTGTTCTATTTTGAGTCAAAATCGACCTTCAATCTCGCCGAGACTTATTTTGAAAATGGCGAATTTGAAAATGCTAACAGAACCGTTGATCAAGCTCTCGCAAGCGCTGATAATTATGGATTTACTGGCATTACCTTAAGTTGTTATTATCTAAAATCTACCATAGCAAAAGGACTGGGCGATTTTGAACAAGCAATGATTTTTCTAGAAAAATACCAACAGCTTAGAGAAGATCAGTTTACTGACACATCAAGCAATGCAATTTCAATTGGTTCCATTGAAAAAGTCAGCGAACTAGAACAACAGATTCTAGCAAAAAACAAAGTCATCTCTGATCAAGAGATTAAATTAAAAGGACGCGGTTTTCAAAACATTCTGTTTTTTGTTTTGCTCACACTACTATCGCTTCTGACAATGTCATTGTTCAAGAATAACAAACTGCGTGCAAAAAGTAATCAAACATTAGAAGGTAAAAATTCTGCGCTTATTGATGAACGTGACCGTGCACAAGATGCTGCAAAAATTAAAGCAGATTTCTTATCTACTATCACGCATGAATTGCGCACACCTATGTATGCTGTTACTGGGCTTACACATTTACTTTTAGAGACTGAGCCGAGACATGATCAACGTGAACACCTTGAGACACTTCAATCTTCGGGAGAATATTTACTCTCATTAATTGACAATATTCTTGATTTCAATAAGCTAGAGGCAAACAAAGTTGAGTTGGAACAAATACCATTCGATCTTAAGAAAAGAGTGGAAGATATTACGACTTCATTGTCTAATCAATCCAAAGATCAAGGTAATAGCTTGAGCCTCGAGTTTGACAACAGCATTCCAAGTCGTATTAAAGGTGACCCGGTAAAAATGTCACAGATATTAATCAACCTAGTAGGTAATGCGATCAAGTTTACCAAGAATGGAAACGTATGGATTAGAGTTGATCAAGTTAAACAGGTTGAAGATCGATGCCTTATCCATTTTGAAGTAGAAGATAACGGTAAAGGAATTTCTGAAGAGAAACAACAGGACATCTTCAATAACTTCACTCAAGAAGGTTCAAGCACGACTCGAGAATATGGCGGTACAGGATTAGGCCTCGCTATTGTAAAAAATCTAGTCTCCTTAATGGGAAGTCAAATTAATCTAGACAGTAAAATAGGTCGTGGTAGTATCTTCTCATTTGACCTATGGTTTGAATTACCAGACACAAACAAATTCTACGAGGATAAAAATCTGAAGATTTTTGATACCGCTCCAGAAGAAGAATATCCAGAATATAAAAAGCCAGTCAGAACAGCAAAACCTGAAAGCAAGAAAGCTCCAATTGCTCCGATAAATACGGAGAAGCAAGAACCTGAACCTACTTCAATCGTTGATGATGAAAATCAACAAAAAGATAGAGCAAACGCTGAAAATTTAGAACCATCTGACAATAAGAACAAAGATGTTATTGGCCTTAAAAAAGCAACCGCTACAGAGCTTATATCTAAAAAGATCTTAATCGTTGAGGACAACAAAATCAACCAGATGATTACTCGCAAGATTCTGGAAGGAAAGAATTTTGATTGTGATATCGCAAACAATGGTATAGAAGCCTTAGGTAAGATCAAGGACAATACCTACGACCTTATTCTTATGGACATTCATATGCCAGGAATGGATGGAAAGCAGTGTACACGTGAAGTACGCAAATTTGATCGTGAACTACCTATTATAGCGTTAACGGCAGTAACTCTAGACGAGTCTGAAAAAGAATTTTACGAGATAGGTTTTGATGATATCATTCCTAAACCATTCAAGATGGATGAGTTTTTTGATAAAATTCAAAAGGCTTTTACAAACTATCAGATATACTAA
- a CDS encoding membrane or secreted protein, translating into MELLLITFGLLALAFAGIAIKIWGKKDGKFAGTCASQNPYLNKDGQACGMCGKLPEEQSNCDTIGKKV; encoded by the coding sequence ATGGAATTACTATTGATCACATTCGGTTTGTTAGCATTGGCATTTGCTGGAATCGCGATTAAAATCTGGGGAAAGAAAGACGGTAAATTTGCTGGAACTTGTGCCAGCCAAAATCCTTATCTAAATAAAGATGGTCAAGCCTGCGGCATGTGCGGCAAGCTTCCAGAAGAACAAAGTAATTGCGATACCATCGGTAAAAAAGTATAA
- the lpxK gene encoding tetraacyldisaccharide 4'-kinase: MAGLRFLLYPFSIIYDGVTSLRNYSFDKGWLQSTSFDIPIIAVGNLSTGGTGKTPMIEYLLRQYSDKQVAVLSRGYGRTSKGYREVVETSNVAQVGDEPLQFKLKFKEKVVIAVCEKRLDGIHQLLKDHDLDLILLDDAYQHRYVQASQYILLTSYHQPYYSDFLLPAGNLREARSGADRAQSIVVTKCPDSLDLKEMNAIRNKIGARSHQQVYFSKISYDDKAVGIKSSIALSELEGKSVTVLTGIAKPAYFVEFLKNFTQVKHLKFPDHYAFQDKDVEAFSNHELIITTEKDYVRLKEFQLENLYYVGIKTAFVGEKLKLSISDSL; this comes from the coding sequence ATGGCAGGCTTGCGATTTTTACTATATCCTTTTTCCATTATATACGATGGAGTTACAAGTTTACGCAATTATAGCTTTGACAAGGGCTGGCTTCAGTCAACCTCTTTTGACATTCCTATTATTGCTGTTGGAAACTTAAGTACTGGCGGCACTGGTAAAACTCCGATGATCGAGTATTTATTAAGACAATATAGCGACAAACAGGTGGCTGTTTTAAGTCGCGGCTATGGTCGTACATCAAAGGGTTATCGAGAGGTTGTGGAAACGAGTAATGTTGCTCAAGTGGGCGATGAGCCTCTACAATTCAAACTTAAGTTTAAAGAGAAGGTTGTTATTGCGGTATGTGAGAAGCGACTAGATGGAATACACCAATTATTGAAGGATCATGATTTAGATCTGATCTTATTGGATGACGCCTATCAACATAGATATGTGCAGGCATCTCAATATATATTGTTGACCAGCTATCATCAACCTTATTATTCTGACTTTTTGTTACCGGCTGGTAATTTAAGAGAGGCAAGATCAGGTGCTGATCGAGCTCAAAGTATCGTAGTTACAAAATGCCCAGATTCTCTGGATTTAAAAGAAATGAATGCAATCCGAAATAAAATTGGAGCACGTTCACACCAACAAGTTTATTTTTCAAAAATATCTTATGACGATAAAGCTGTTGGGATTAAAAGCTCTATCGCGCTTTCAGAATTAGAAGGTAAATCGGTCACAGTTCTCACGGGAATTGCAAAACCAGCGTATTTCGTTGAATTTCTAAAGAATTTTACACAAGTCAAGCATCTCAAGTTTCCAGATCATTATGCTTTCCAGGATAAAGATGTAGAAGCATTTTCCAATCATGAACTTATTATAACTACCGAAAAGGATTACGTACGGCTAAAAGAATTCCAGCTCGAAAATTTATATTATGTAGGGATTAAAACTGCCTTTGTTGGAGAAAAACTAAAGCTTAGTATATCTGATAGTTTGTAA